A genomic region of Papaver somniferum cultivar HN1 chromosome 7, ASM357369v1, whole genome shotgun sequence contains the following coding sequences:
- the LOC113296954 gene encoding receptor homology region, transmembrane domain- and RING domain-containing protein 2-like, producing MKGGVSVSVVYPFLFLYISFSLMVGTVTSNVLLSGRNFSLSFEDIEANFAPSVKSSGVCGKLYIAEPLDACSPLKNKINQTDGSLPFVLIVRGGCTFEDKVRRAQIAGFKTAIVYDDADDDALVAMAGSSDGIKIHAVFIGKHSGEVLRKYGLSPGIMIWIIPSFENSAWSIMAISFISLLAMSAVLATCFFVRRHRIRRERPRGTNVREFHGMSSRLVKAMPSLIFTSVLEDNCTSVTCAICLEDYSVGEKLRVLPCRHKFHAACVDAWLTSWRTFCPVCKRDAKTASGNLPASERTPLLSTDPASPSSSVGSSSTRYSFASSSSAIQIGNGSLRSPSVLRGHSLSGTPYMPQSYRSYRNSPSTISPSRSSVDLRNASMSQRSHASHLISGHSLGYPSLSSLNSRYISPYIPSSSNASPSFHGSSGLYPSLLHCSESAASISPFTSAHSLPGS from the exons ATGAAAGGAGGAGTATCAGTATCAGTAGTTTATCCCTTTCTCTTCTTGTATATTTCTTTTTCTCTCATGGTCGGTACAGTCACTTCAAATGTTCTCTTATCTGGAAGGAATTTCAGTCTCTCGTTCGAAGACATCGAAGCTAACTTTG CTCCATCTGTGAAATCATCTGGTGTATGTGGAAAATTGTATATCGCTGAACCACTTGATGCCTGTTCTCCGTTAAAGAATAAAATTAATCAGACGGATGGTTCGTTACCTTTTGTTTTGATTGTTAGAGGTGGTTGCACTTTTGAAGATAAAGTGAGAAGAGCTCAAATTGCGGGGTTCAAGACTGCTATTGTTTATGATGATGCagatgatgatgctttggttGCAA TGGCGGGAAGTTCAGACGGCATTAAAATTCATGCTGTTTTTATTGGCAAACACTCTGGAGAAGTACTCAGAAAGTATGGACTTTCCCCAGGAATAATGATATGGATCATTCCGTCATTTGAAAACTCAGCATGGTCAATCATGGCAATTTCTTTCATATCCTTGCTTGCCATGTCTGCTGTTCTTGCTACTTGTTTCTTCGTTCGTAGACACCGCATAAGGCGAGAAAGACCAAGAGGTACTAATGTTCGGGAGTTTCATGGAATGAGTAGCCGTTTGGTGAAAGCAATGCCGAGTCTGATATTCACTTCAGTTTTAGAAGATAATTGTACTTCTGTAACGTGTGCTATATGCCTCGAAGACTATTCAGTTGGAGAGAAGCTCAGAGTACTTCCATGTCGTCACA AGTTCCATGCTGCTTGTGTGGATGCTTGGCTCACCTCTTGGAGAACATTTTGTCCAGTATGTAAGCGTGATGCGAAGACCGCCAGCGGTAATCTTCCAGCGTCAGAGCGGACTCCTTTGCTCTCAACAGATCCAGCCTCCCCTTCATCATCTGTTGGTTCTTCATCTACCAGATATTCGTTTGCGTCGTCGTCATCAGCAATACAAATTGGTAATGGATCATTGCGGTCCCCGTCAGTTTTGCGTGGTCACTCTCTTTCTGGCACTCCTTATATGCCACAATCCTATAGATCTTATAGAAACTCACCTTCCACAATAAGTCCAAGTAGAAGCTCAGTAGATCTTAGAAATGCTTCTATGTCTCAAAGATCTCATGCATCCCACCTAATATCTGGCCACTCTTTAGGCTATCCTTCTTTATCATCCCTAAATTCACGATACATATCTCCATACATTCCTAGTTCAAGCAATGCCTCTCCAAGTTTCCATGGGTCTTCTGGTCTGTATCCAAGCCTTTTGCATTGTAGTGAGTCAGCAGCAAGCATTTCTCCTTTTACTTCTGCTCACTCTCTCCCTGGGAGTTGA